From the genome of Candidatus Aramenus sp. CH1, one region includes:
- a CDS encoding RNA polymerase Rpo13, whose translation MSEEDSEIDVSQEETEEKVAEEEEEDSEFPAVSLQDIELLMKNTEIWHELLKGKISVEEAKKILEENASQLESRSTSKKQRKKSPEKKVKKERAKK comes from the coding sequence ATGTCAGAAGAGGACAGTGAGATTGACGTTTCGCAGGAGGAGACCGAGGAAAAAGTAGCGGAGGAAGAAGAGGAGGACTCAGAGTTCCCCGCAGTGTCATTACAAGATATAGAACTGCTCATGAAGAACACGGAGATCTGGCACGAGCTATTAAAGGGGAAGATAAGCGTAGAAGAGGCCAAAAAGATCCTCGAGGAAAACGCCTCTCAACTTGAATCGCGCTCCACCTCAAAGAAACAGAGGAAGAAGAGCCCTGAGAAAAAAGTTAAAAAGGAAAGAGCCAAGAAGTGA
- a CDS encoding DNA polymerase sliding clamp, translating to MLRAKYSNSKDFYHLINAMSKLSDSIILNFTKDGINSKYLTEDKILMGILNLPKDVLEEYEIEKDMSVKLDLNYVKKFLGKARSSKSSVEITETDAGIKITIVDNKTGTKSNIYVKGEKGEPQPLKEPNVSLPVLATLSGDVFKTVIDDAETIGEEVIIEAEEDSVKISAEESGKSYTAILRKDKPITDLTIDKPSKSAYSLEVLKTAASVSGFTDNLRMGFGSNLPLKLEASGENGASLIFWIAPRI from the coding sequence ATGCTCAGGGCTAAGTACTCAAATTCTAAGGATTTTTACCACTTGATAAACGCGATGAGTAAGCTTTCTGATAGCATCATCCTTAATTTCACTAAGGATGGCATAAATTCGAAATACCTCACTGAAGACAAGATATTAATGGGAATACTCAACTTGCCAAAGGACGTCTTGGAAGAATACGAGATAGAGAAAGACATGTCAGTGAAGCTGGACTTAAACTACGTAAAGAAGTTCTTGGGAAAGGCTAGGTCTAGTAAGTCGAGCGTGGAAATAACCGAGACAGACGCCGGAATCAAGATCACAATAGTCGACAATAAGACCGGCACTAAAAGCAACATATACGTCAAAGGCGAAAAGGGAGAACCTCAACCCCTTAAAGAGCCTAACGTCTCCTTGCCAGTGTTAGCTACTTTGTCAGGGGACGTATTTAAGACTGTAATAGACGACGCCGAAACCATCGGAGAGGAAGTTATCATTGAAGCGGAGGAGGACTCAGTTAAAATATCAGCTGAGGAGTCCGGGAAAAGCTATACAGCAATTCTCAGGAAGGACAAACCAATAACCGATTTAACGATAGACAAGCCCTCCAAGTCTGCGTATAGCCTCGAGGTTCTCAAGACTGCCGCTTCGGTGTCCGGCTTTACAGATAACTTGAGGATGGGATTTGGGAGCAATCTACCTCTAAAGTTAGAGGCCTCCGGGGAAAACGGGGCTTCTCTGATATTCTGGATTGCCCCTAGAATATAA
- a CDS encoding amidohydrolase family protein, producing the protein MGDGSEIYNVRLALVGKELEVMEEVNVEVTDGVITHIGKGFNSRGRDFRTGIMMPALVNAHVHSADFSFPEAGIDKPIAEVVGDPNSLKYFMLKGLTPQKVAEGIFKFLEYSKSIGVRTVIDFREQDILGSKIAREVKERVKGLTYVILGRLDGELREERLLKLSKFADGYGVPSMSGHNEDELKSIGKIFKGKIVAVHFAETLKQGLRDSLDQVISSLRPNAIVHGTNLFFDDFLHLREHGISVVACPRSNMWFSVGIPRIDEMIESGVNLLLGTDNGAWVSPDVWKEMETALLITRLRRPMSNFSREVLKAATTNVDALSIRNYLEEGNRASFVIVEGERSGIFNAKDLYTGIIKRGNNVLYSRGNPEYQRSPVFPGGL; encoded by the coding sequence ATGGGAGATGGTTCCGAGATATATAACGTGAGGCTCGCGCTAGTAGGAAAGGAATTAGAGGTAATGGAGGAAGTCAACGTTGAGGTAACTGACGGGGTAATTACGCACATAGGCAAGGGATTTAATAGCAGGGGAAGGGACTTTAGGACTGGGATAATGATGCCTGCCTTAGTAAACGCCCACGTTCACTCGGCAGACTTCTCCTTTCCGGAGGCAGGAATCGACAAGCCAATTGCAGAGGTCGTGGGAGACCCCAATAGCCTTAAGTACTTCATGCTCAAGGGGCTTACGCCACAGAAAGTAGCGGAGGGGATATTCAAATTCCTAGAGTACTCGAAGAGCATCGGAGTAAGGACGGTTATAGACTTCAGGGAGCAGGACATTTTAGGAAGCAAGATCGCCAGAGAAGTTAAGGAGAGGGTAAAGGGGTTAACTTACGTAATTTTGGGGAGGCTCGACGGTGAGCTCAGGGAGGAGAGGCTATTGAAGCTTTCAAAGTTTGCAGACGGTTACGGAGTCCCGAGCATGAGTGGACACAACGAGGACGAGTTAAAGAGCATCGGAAAGATCTTCAAGGGGAAAATCGTGGCGGTGCACTTTGCGGAGACCCTTAAACAAGGTCTGAGGGACAGCCTGGATCAAGTTATTTCTTCCCTAAGGCCAAACGCGATAGTGCACGGTACCAACTTGTTTTTCGACGACTTCTTACATCTGAGAGAGCACGGGATAAGCGTAGTGGCTTGCCCAAGGAGTAACATGTGGTTTTCGGTAGGTATACCCAGGATAGACGAAATGATAGAGAGTGGAGTTAACCTCCTCCTGGGGACGGATAACGGGGCGTGGGTAAGTCCAGACGTGTGGAAAGAAATGGAGACCGCCTTACTGATAACTAGGCTGAGGAGACCAATGTCAAACTTCTCCAGGGAGGTTCTTAAGGCTGCAACCACAAATGTGGATGCCCTTTCTATAAGGAATTACCTTGAAGAAGGCAATAGGGCTAGCTTTGTTATAGTAGAAGGCGAAAGGTCGGGAATCTTTAATGCCAAGGACTTGTACACAGGAATAATAAAAAGGGGAAATAACGTGTTATATTCTAGGGGCAATCCAGAATATCAGAGAAGCCCCGTTTTCCCCGGAGGCCTCTAA